The Chitinophagales bacterium genome contains the following window.
GAAGTAACAGAACAGAAAATGGCTAATGTAGTAGGGGTGTTGCCGGGTAAAAGCAAGGCCAATGAATATGTGGTATTCTCTGGACATTATGATCATTTGGGTATTGGTAAACCCGATGCGAAAATGGATTCCATCTTCAATGGTGCCAATGATGATGCAGCGGGCACTACAGCCATGATTATGCTGGCCAAATATTACAAGAAAGCAAAGAACAATGAGCGCACACTGGTATTTGCTGCATTTACTGCAGAGGAAGTAGGTGGTTTCGGTTCTCAATATTTTTCCAAGCAAATGGATCCTAATCAAGTGATGGCCATGTTCAATATTGAAATGATTGGTACCGATAGTAAGTGGGGTAAGAATTCTGCTTATATCACTGGTTATGAACAAACCAATATGGGTGCGATTCTGCAGAAGAATTTAGCAGGAACAGGGTTCAACTTTTATCCTGACCCTTATCCTGATCAGCAATTATTCTATCGTTCTGATAATGCTACATTGGCAAGATTGGGTGTGCCTGCACATACCATCTCTACTTCTAAGATGGATAGTGAACCCAACTACCACAAACAGAGCGATGAAGTGAGCACATTGGATATGGAGAACATGACGCAGATCATTCGTTCTATTGCATTAAGTGCAAGAGGGATTGTTGCAGGTAAAGAAACACCTACACGTGTGAATACAAAGAATCTGCGTTAAGCATTAACGGGAATACTGTGAATGGCTGCGGCCATTTCTTTAATTAAGCCGGCATCTTTTTCGATGGCATTGCCAACGACGATGATGTCGGCTCCTGCTTTGCAATTGCGGTAAGCTTTTTCGGGATCAGTGATGCCGCCACCAACAATGAGTGGCACATCAATACTTGCAGCAACTTTTTCAATCATGCTTTCAGTAATCGCACGTTTGGCACCGCTGCCTGCATCCATGTAAATCAGCTTCATGCCCAGCATTTCACCAGCCATGGCTGTGCACATCGCAATCTCATTTTTATCTGCAGGAATAGGTGTTGCGTTAGAAATGTATGAAACAGTAGTAGGTGCACCACCATCAACAACCATATAACCGGTAGGCATGATTTCTAATCCACTCTTTTTTACAAAAGGTGCACTGATTACATGCTGACCAATCAGCAATTCCGGATTACGACCAGATATCAAGGAGAGGTATAAAAGCGCATCTGCATATCTGCTTACCTGAGAAGGTGAACCTGGAAAGAGAATCACCGGAATGTCGCAGAGTGCTTTAATCTGTTGTATGCATTCATCCAAATGGCTGGAGATCACCAGGCTTCCGCCGACAAAGAAATAATCCACACGGGCTTCGGTGGCCAGACCCACCAGTTGTTCAATGCTGGTAGCGTTCACCTTATCGGGGTCGATCAGTACGGCAAAGGATTTTTGTCCGCGCTGCTTCCTGTCTTTGATCTTGTTATACAATGCCTGATTCATGAATGCGTTTGAGCCCTTGCAAAAATGCAGAAAAAAGGCCGAATGGTTTTTGTTTAATCAAATCTCTGCACAAAATAGGGGGCAAATCCATGTCCACAAAGCGTTTCAGCAAAAATCTACCCTAAACCTTTCATCCTAAGCAAGTTCAACAGAAAATATTAAGGAATTCCAGTCAGAATCAGCAGCAATTTTTCAAAATTTCTTATGAACAGGTGTGAACATTCGAGCAAATGCAGCCCTGTTCGGCACTGCCAAAAAATCCACATCTGTTTTCCACAAACTGTGGATTGAATACCCCTTGGATTTCCCCCTGCTACAGATATTTTCGTCAACCACTCATCCAAAAATGGCTGGGGCTGATTGTTAACCACATTTACTTACCCATACCCAAAACCAGGACTGCTTTATGGCTAACCCTCGCGCTAACAAAGGCTTGCAATTTTCTCGCCGCTTTACCAAAGACGATGTATCCGTTTTTGATTTGTTCGACTACGATTATCGTACCAGCATCATCCGCAACCCAAGCGGAGAAGTGGTATTCGAAATGAACAACGTAGAAGTTCCTAAACAATGGAGTCAGATTGCTACTGATATCCTTGCACAAAAATATTTCCGTAAAGCAGGTGTGCCGCAAGCGGATGGTTCACTGGGTCGTGAGACCAGTGTGAAGCAGGTAGCACATCGTATGGCGAACTGCTGGCGTGTATGGGGTGAGCGTTATGGTTATTTTGCTTCTGAAAAAGATGCGCAAATATTCTATGATGAATTAGCCTACAGCATCCTGAACCAAAGCTGCGTGCCTAACAGTCCGCAGTGGTTCAATACCGGCTTGTATGAAAGCTATGGTATTGCGGGTAAGCCTCAGGGTCACTACTATGTAGATCCTGTGGATGGTGAATTGAAAAAATCTAAGAATGCTTATGAGCGTCCTCAGCCTCACGCTTGTTTCATTCTCTCTGTAGACGATGATTTGGTGAATGATGGTGGTATCATGGATCTCTGGGTTCGTGAAGCACGCATCTTCAAATACGGCTCTGGTGTGGGTACCAATTTCAGTCGTATCCGCGGTGGCGGTGAAAAACTGAGCGGTGGTGGTACATCCAGTGGTTTGATGAGCTTCCTGAAGATTGGCGACCGCGCTGCAGGTGCGATCAAGAGTGGTGGTACTACTCGTCGCGCTGCCAAGATGGTTTGTCTGGATCTGGATCACCCAGAGATCATGGAATTCATCGACTGGAAAGTGGAAGAAGAGAAAAAAGTAGGCGCATTGATCGCTGCCGGTTATCCAAGCGATTATGAAGGTGAAGCATATTTAACGGTATCTGGTCAGAACTCAAATAACTCTGTACGTATCCCTAACGAATTCTTCGAGAAACTGGAGAAGGGTGAAGATTGGGAACTGAAAGCACGTACAGATGGTCGTACCATGAAGAAAGTGCCTGCGAGCAAAGTGTGGGAGAAAATCTCTTATGCTGCATGGCGTTGTGCTGATCCTGGTACACAGTATGATACTACTATCAACGAATGGCATACATGTCCACAAGGTGGCCGGATCAATGCGTCTAACCCTTGTTCTGAGTACATGTTCTTAGACAATACCGCTTGTAACCTGGCTTCTATCAACCTGCGTAAGTTCTTCGATGAGCAAACCAACCTGATGGATGTAGAAGGTTTGGAATACATCAGCCGTTTGTGGACTGTGGTATTGGAAATCTCTGTGTTGATGGCGCAGTTCCCATCTAAAGAAGTAGCACAATTGTCTTACGATTACAGAACACTGGGTCTTGGTTTTGCCAACCTGGGTACTGTACTGATGATCAGCGGTATTGCTTATGACAGTGAAGAAGCACGCGGTATTGCGGGTGCGATCTCTGCGATCATGACAGGTATTGCTTATAAGACATCTGCTGAGATGGCTGCCCTGCATGGTCCGTTCCCACGTTACAAAGAGAATAAGGAAGATATGCTGCGTGTAATGCGCAACCACAGAGCGGCTGCTTATGATGCAGAAGAAGCTTATGTAGGTCTGAGCATCAAGCCACAAGGTATTAAAGCACAGTACTGCCCTGACTACCTGCTGAAGAGTGCTACCAAAGCATGGGATGATGCAGTGAAGCTGGGTGAGAAATACGGTTACCGCAACGCACAGACAACCGTAATTGCACCAACCGGTACAATTGGTCTGGTAATGGATTGCGATACAACAGGTGTTGAACCAGATTTCGCACTGGTGAAGTTCAAGAAACTGTCTGGTGGTGGTTATTTCAAAATCATCAACGGTGCTGTACCTAATGCGCTGAAGACATTGGGTTACACACAAGATCAAATCAATGCGATTGAAAAATATGCAGTAGGTGCTGCTACCTTGGAAGGTGCACCATTCGTGAATCCTGAAACACTGGCTGCGAAAGGATTTACTGCAGAAGAAATCAGCAAATTGAACGGTGCTGTAAAGAGCGCATTTGAAATTGGTTTTGCTTTCAACAGATTCACACTTGGTGAAGCTTGTCTGGAAAGACTGGGCTTTACACCTGATCAATACAATGATTGGAGCTTCAACTTGCTGGAAGCTTTAGGTTTCAGCGATGAAGAGATTGATGCTGCTAACGACTACGTGTGCGGTACCATGACTGTAGAAGGTGCACCATTCTTGAAAGAAGAACACCTCTCTGTATTTGATTGTGCCAACAAGTGTGGTAAGAAAGGTGAGCGTTATATCCATGCACATGGCCACATCCGCATGATGGCTGCTTGTCAGCCATTCCTGAGCGGTGCGATTTCTAAGACCATCAACCTGCCTCACGAAGCATCTATTGATGAGATTGCTGATTCTTACATGCTGAGCTGGCAGTTGGGTCTGAAAGCTTGTGCCCTGTATCGTGATGGTTCTAAGTTGAGCCAGCCATTGAGCAACAAGTCAGACAAGAAGAAGAAAAAAGAAGATGCAGAAGAAACTGCTGCTGAAGCAACCGTAGCTGAAGCACCATCTGCAGAAAGCAATATTGTTGACTTAACTAAGTTGACTGTAGAAGAACTGCTGGATGAAGTAACACGCCGTATGCAGGCTTCTGCTGATACTACATTGAAGCGTCAGCTGTCTAAGATCGTTGAGCGCAAGTCAATGCCTGCTAAGCGTCGTGGCTTTACACAGAAAGCCAAGATCAATGGCCAGGTGATCTTCCTCCGCACAGGTGAATATGGTGATGGTACACTCGGTGAAATCTTCATCGATCTGGCCAAAGAAGGTTCTACAGTTCGCAGCTTGATGAACTGCTTCGCTATCGCTATCTCTGTTGGTCTCCAGTATGGTGTACCATTGGAAGAGTTTGTAGAGAAGTTTGTCTTCACCCGCTTTGAACCAGCTGGTATGGTAGACCATCCGAATATCAAGACAACGACTTCACTGGTTGACTTTGTGTTCCGCGCATTGGCTTACGAATACCTCGGCAGAACTGATTTAGTACATGTGTTAGACAAGCCTGAGATTGGTAACACCGGTGATGATGATGGAGACATCACTTTGCTGGGAAAGCCTGAGCTGAGCAGTGTTCGTGTAACAGCACCAGTTGCTGCCAGCACTACACCTGCTCCTGCAGCCA
Protein-coding sequences here:
- a CDS encoding geranylgeranylglyceryl/heptaprenylglyceryl phosphate synthase, which codes for MNQALYNKIKDRKQRGQKSFAVLIDPDKVNATSIEQLVGLATEARVDYFFVGGSLVISSHLDECIQQIKALCDIPVILFPGSPSQVSRYADALLYLSLISGRNPELLIGQHVISAPFVKKSGLEIMPTGYMVVDGGAPTTVSYISNATPIPADKNEIAMCTAMAGEMLGMKLIYMDAGSGAKRAITESMIEKVAASIDVPLIVGGGITDPEKAYRNCKAGADIIVVGNAIEKDAGLIKEMAAAIHSIPVNA
- a CDS encoding vitamin B12-dependent ribonucleotide reductase, which codes for MANPRANKGLQFSRRFTKDDVSVFDLFDYDYRTSIIRNPSGEVVFEMNNVEVPKQWSQIATDILAQKYFRKAGVPQADGSLGRETSVKQVAHRMANCWRVWGERYGYFASEKDAQIFYDELAYSILNQSCVPNSPQWFNTGLYESYGIAGKPQGHYYVDPVDGELKKSKNAYERPQPHACFILSVDDDLVNDGGIMDLWVREARIFKYGSGVGTNFSRIRGGGEKLSGGGTSSGLMSFLKIGDRAAGAIKSGGTTRRAAKMVCLDLDHPEIMEFIDWKVEEEKKVGALIAAGYPSDYEGEAYLTVSGQNSNNSVRIPNEFFEKLEKGEDWELKARTDGRTMKKVPASKVWEKISYAAWRCADPGTQYDTTINEWHTCPQGGRINASNPCSEYMFLDNTACNLASINLRKFFDEQTNLMDVEGLEYISRLWTVVLEISVLMAQFPSKEVAQLSYDYRTLGLGFANLGTVLMISGIAYDSEEARGIAGAISAIMTGIAYKTSAEMAALHGPFPRYKENKEDMLRVMRNHRAAAYDAEEAYVGLSIKPQGIKAQYCPDYLLKSATKAWDDAVKLGEKYGYRNAQTTVIAPTGTIGLVMDCDTTGVEPDFALVKFKKLSGGGYFKIINGAVPNALKTLGYTQDQINAIEKYAVGAATLEGAPFVNPETLAAKGFTAEEISKLNGAVKSAFEIGFAFNRFTLGEACLERLGFTPDQYNDWSFNLLEALGFSDEEIDAANDYVCGTMTVEGAPFLKEEHLSVFDCANKCGKKGERYIHAHGHIRMMAACQPFLSGAISKTINLPHEASIDEIADSYMLSWQLGLKACALYRDGSKLSQPLSNKSDKKKKKEDAEETAAEATVAEAPSAESNIVDLTKLTVEELLDEVTRRMQASADTTLKRQLSKIVERKSMPAKRRGFTQKAKINGQVIFLRTGEYGDGTLGEIFIDLAKEGSTVRSLMNCFAIAISVGLQYGVPLEEFVEKFVFTRFEPAGMVDHPNIKTTTSLVDFVFRALAYEYLGRTDLVHVLDKPEIGNTGDDDGDITLLGKPELSSVRVTAPVAASTTPAPAAKAQRAAINAENSLDMVNAAAKNMQSDAPACNTCGHITIRSGTCYKCLNCGNSMGCS
- a CDS encoding M20/M25/M40 family metallo-hydrolase; its protein translation is MKSSLLVALGFCATAVVAQSPEKIISVKEVTRIETALASDEMMGRRTGTPGIEKAADFIAAEFKKIGLKTWPGLTSYRQEFSILRARALSTTASWNDQSLAANAVMVITPQAELTVNNASGYNTIKIAPGDNLFEKAQEIAASGKAALVLVDKAHEKNFPRLSFLRRSITKDQSNLVFVLSNDAASSFAIQYKQEVTEQKMANVVGVLPGKSKANEYVVFSGHYDHLGIGKPDAKMDSIFNGANDDAAGTTAMIMLAKYYKKAKNNERTLVFAAFTAEEVGGFGSQYFSKQMDPNQVMAMFNIEMIGTDSKWGKNSAYITGYEQTNMGAILQKNLAGTGFNFYPDPYPDQQLFYRSDNATLARLGVPAHTISTSKMDSEPNYHKQSDEVSTLDMENMTQIIRSIALSARGIVAGKETPTRVNTKNLR